The Sulfolobus islandicus Y.N.15.51 sequence CAGACTCAAAATATGCTACTACTAAATCTGATTTTACGATAGCCAGAGTAATCCATACTATTGACGCTTCTAGAATATATTGAATATAATTCGCTATATACACCACTGCTTTTCTAACAGCCGAAAAAGCTACCTTAAAGTCAATCTTGAGATTAGCTCTTATGAAGAATAAATTGAATAATATTTGAGCAAGATAGCCTATGCTATAAGCTAGGATTACTGCCAGAATCGAAAGATTAAATAGGAACATGAATACAATCCCCGAAACTAATCTCAGAACTTGAAAGATTAATGCGGAAATTCCAATTATCTTGGGTGTTCTTCCTTGAGCTATTGAATTCGTTACAGTCAGCAAGTAGGTTAAAATAATTAGCGATATTGCAGAATAGAAATAAATAGGAACATTGAGCTTAGTTAAAGAAATGTAGTATGGGACTAAAAGGGCAAAAACTAAACCTGATATAATTCCTGCTATCAAGTTAGTTATTACTATTCCACCAACATTCTTCCTTTCTGCAGAATATCTTGACGTTATTAATGAGAATAGATTTGCGGGTATTGTAAAATAGCCTATTGTGAAAACATACAAGGTTTGCCAAGTAGCAAAATAAATAATACCATAGGGAGGATTCGACAGATACCTTGCAACTAATAACGTGAAGATAAATGAAATAGGCGCCCCTAAAGTCCTTGTTAGTAAGTTAATAATACCTATTCTTGTTACTCTTACACTCTCTTTTTTATCCACATTTTTACGTATTAAAAATAAAGTATTTATAGTCTATCGAGTCAAAAAGATTTGACGCGATCTTAAATCAAATTAACAAAGTTGTTAGCCTTCTAAAATATCATCTATCGCCCGCGCAATATCTCTTATAGATATTATTCCCCTTAAGTTTCCATCATGATCAATAACTGGTAAATGTCTAATATTATATGTCCTCATAAGGCTTAATGCCCCAGTTATCGGTGAATCTTCCTTGATAGTTATAAGGGAAGCAGTCATTATCTCTTCTGCTTTTACATCTAAACTTTTACCTTTTCCAATGGCCCTAACTACATCGCGTTCCGTTATTATGCCAATAGGTTTCCCATTATCTACTACAATTACTGAGCCTACGTTATTATCTGTCATTATTCTAGTTACTTCTCTAAGTACAGTGTTTTTACTTACCGTTACTACATTACTTTTCATATATTCTCTTACAAATTCTTCTTTCATATTTACTATTGTTGATAAAAAAGATAATATAAGTTTAGGTTATGCTCTCACTAATTCCATTTGCGTGTAATGAAAAATAATATAAACTCCCCGCAAGAAAATAACATATGAATTGGGAAGTAGTAAAATTAAGATTAAATATGGCGTTAGCAACTCTAGGAATTGTTTTACTAGGATTTGCATTAGCATTAGCGGTTGCTGATTATGCATTCGGAGCACAATTTGGTGTGGGATTAATGTTATCTATCTTAATGTTCATATTCTTCCTTAACATTATTCAGTGGCTATTTGGGCCATATATGATAAACTGGGCATACAGAACAGTAGAAGTAACCCCTACTGATCCAGTTTACGGATGGTTATACAGTACAGTAGCCGAAGTTGCAAAGTATAATGGATTTAGAGATGTTCCAAAAGTGTATATCGCTGATGTACCATTCCCTAATGCTTTCGCATATGGAAGTCCAATAGCCGGTAAAAGAATAGCCTTTACATTACCAATATTAAAATTACTAAATAGGGATGAAATAATGGCCGTTGCAGGGCATGAACTGGGACATCTAAAGCATAGAGATGTAGAATTGCTAATGGCTGTAGGTCTAATTCCAGCTTTAATTTATTACTTAGGTTGGTGGATATTCTGGGGAGGAATGTTCGGTGGTGGAGGAGGAAATGGCAGAGGAAATAATGGAGGATTACTTTTCTTAATAGGAATTGCAATGATGGCAGTAAGCTTCGTTTTCCAACTACTCGTACTATCTATAAATAGAATGAGAGAAGCCTATGCTGATGTTAATTCAGCCTTAACAGTACCAGGTGGAAAAGAGAACTTACAATTAGCCTTAGCTAAACTAACACTTTCAATGGATCCCGGGGCATTAGAGAAATTTAAGAAAAAGAGTACTACCAATCAAATGGCTAGTATGCTATTCTTCACCAACGCCATTGAAGAAGTTCCAACATGGAATGCTAGAGAGCTAGTGGAGATTTGGAAGACTACAAAGGTTCCATGGTATGCTGAAATATTTATGGATCATCCACATCCTGCAAAAAGAATTCAATTACTTGAAAAAGTTTCTAAATACTAATCACTCAAACTCGATAGTTGCAGGTGGTTTAGAAGTAACATCATAAAGTACTTCCTTTACATTAGGTATTTTTTGTAATATTTCAGAACTAATTTTCTCTAGGACTTCTTTAGGTATTCTAGCATAATCTGCAGTCATGAAGTCTTCCGTAATTACTGCCCTTATTGCAATGCTGTATTTCCCATTACTCCTTTCATCCAAGGAACATAATACGTGGGTAATATCATATTTAACCAGAGTATCGACAAAGCTTTTCGCTGCATTAATATCACTACACTCAACTTTTGCTATATTGCCATAAGCCCTAACGTCACCCTTAACACCAGTTGCCCTTGCCTTATATAAAAATGCATCAATACCGTCCAAAATTACAAAATTACCATCAGATTCAAAAGAAACCGCAAAGTATTGTGAATAATTAAAGGGATCTAAATATTTTTCAACTATGTCATTAGCTTCTCTTACTACTTCTAACTTCTCCCTAGTCAGTTTTCCAATTGTCCTTACTAGGAGGCCAGGACCAGGGAACGGCTGCCTCTCTGAAATTTCCTTAGGTAATTTAAGATATCTAGCTAGTTCTCTGACCTCATTCTTATATAGGTCTGCCAACGGCTCAATTAATGTAAAGCCCCATTCTTTCTCTGTATCTATACCTATTTGAACTAAGACATTGTGCTGTGTCTTTATTCCGCCTTGTGTTTCTACCCAATCGGCTGCTATGGTTCCTTGCATTAAATACTTTGCATTGAACTTTCTCATTAATGATGAAATAGAAGAATAGAACAGTTCTCTAAATTTCTTCCTTTTCGCTTCAGCTTCTTCCATTCCCTCAATCTCAGAAGTGAATGTCTCCCTCTCGTCCACTACGATAAGGTTAGGTAAGACATTACTTAAATAAGCTTTAATTTTCTCAGCTTCATTTTTCCTTAAAAATCCAGTATCTATTAAAACGGGAATTACTTTGTTACCCAACAAATTATAAGCCAGAACTGCAGCTGTAGTACTATCTACACCACCACTTACTGCAGCTAAAACTCTCTCATTACCTACCTTCTGTTTCAGCTGTGGTCCTATTTCCTTAACGAACGAAGCAGGATCAAACATTAGTTAAGACTAAAAATTCATTGCTTATAAATTTCGACTATTTCGTCAATATGTAAATATTTCCTTAAAAATTGCTCTACACGAATTGCTTGTTGTTGGATCTCGTCTACCATTGATAGTGAGTAAATATTAATATTAAACTCCTTCAGTAATTTTTTCATTCCTTCAGAAAATAAGCTTCCGTGTACACTTAAGCCAATAATACTATCCTTTCTTGCCCCATCCTCAACACTTACTTTTTCACCATTCCTCACGGTTATTTTAAGTAAGGGCTTTTCGTCCACATACTTTACTACTCCCCTTCTAATTTCATAACCATCTATTTTGCCATATTCTGAAACACCAGAACTAATGGAAACTACCTTAGCCTTGCCATAGTGTATGTTAACATCAAATACTCCTAAACCCTCATATTCTATAGGATATCCCGCCTCAATTCCATAAGGATCTATAAGCTTTTTACCTAAAATTTGAAAACCACCGCAAATACCTAAAATTCCCCTAGTCTTTTGCCTTAGATATTCCACGAACCCATTCTCTACCAACCATTTTAACGATTCTAGAGTATTCCTACTACCCGGTAAAATTACCAGATCAGCCTTCACAATTTCTTTAGGCTTTTTCACAAAGGATACATGAGCATTAGACTTAGCTAAGGCATACAATTCGTTAAAATTGCTCATATAAGGATAGGCTATTATGGCAACTTCAACATCACCTTCACCAAAATTGTAAATATTCATGGAGTCCTCTGGCATTATCGGGACTTCGCTGAGAAAAGGCAAATAACCTAAGTATTTCATACCTGTTTTCTCTTCAAGCCATTTTATAGCATCATACAGAAACTTTTCATCTCCTCTGAATTTATTAATAATGAATCCTTTCAATTTCTCTCTGATAGATTGGGGAAGCATCATATAAGTGCCATAACCAGACGCAAATGCACCTCCCCTATCAATATCTAATACTAGAATTGCTGGAATTCCCTTATCTTTCATTACTTTTATTGCTGTAATATCCTTATCAATAAAATTTGGTTCTCCTATGCCTCCAGCTGCTTCTATTACAACATTACTTGATAGGAATTGTGAGATTTTTTGCCACAACGTGTTGGTTGCTAAATTATAATACTCATTGCCACTCATAATACCAAGTGAGTTTCCCATAAAGATTACTTCAAGGCCCTTACCCATTGGCTTGAGCAAAATTGGGTTCATATGCCTTTCTGGTCTTATTCCAGCCCCCCATGCTTGGTAAGCTTGTATGAAGGCTATTTCTCCACCATCCCAAGTTGAAATGCTATTTAAAGACATATTCTGAATTTTAAGTGGTTTTGCATTTAGAATTCTAACTAGTCCAGTGGTTACAAATGACTTACCTGAATCACTCATGGTTGAGGCTACTATTATTGACACTTAATCATATCAACTTGGCCAATAAATAAATCCACATGCGATTAAAAGGAGTACTTGCATTATTCTCGTTTTTTACCGCAATACCAATAAAGAGCAATGCGTCTTTGGAGGAAATTGCAGAATACTCCTACATATCGCCACTAATTATTGGCATATCGTTGGCATTAATAGAGAGTGCAGTGTATGTTCTCTTATATAGAATTCTTGAAGCTCTTGCTGGGATAGTATTGTTAGGTGTAGTAGAATTGCTTAGGGGATTTAATCATCTAGATGGTTTATTGGACTTAGGAGACGCATTGATGATAAAAGGAGATAGGGAGAGGAAGATAAAGGCATTAAAGGACGTTGAAATAGGTTCTGGAGGAATAGGTTTACTTTTAGTATACCTATCAATTCAAATAGTGGCTTTATTAAAGCTAGGCTTCTCATTCTACACTATATTCCATCTGATATCATCTAACGTACTCTCGATGACAATAGGGCTTTATATACTTTCAACCATAAGTCCAATTCCAGAAAGTAATCTTGGGAAAATCTTTCATAATAAATTGAAAGGAAAGTCTACGGTATTACTTTTGGAATTAATTCCGTTTATTTCATTATACAATATAATAGTTTTCCTAGTGTTCTACATGATAATGCATAAGATATGTAGATCGCTTGGAGGTTCCTCAGGTGATATAGCCGGGGCTTCAATAACTCTTTCCTTTCCACTATTCCTATTAACCAATGAGATAACCAATTTAAATTACTCACTATTATCTATCTTGTGTTATTTGTTCTTGCACTTGCATTGATATGGGATCTAACAATTTCAGAACCGCCTATTTACATACATCCTGTAGTTTGGACTGGAAAAATATCGGAAGCACTAATCAAACCCTACAAGGGCTATTCTTACGGAGTTCTCTTATGGATAATGTCGGTTTTACCCCCATTATTTATTTTCGTGTACTTACCAGTAGAAGCACCAATTCCAATTTACCTTAATCTAATAATCTTAGCGTTTTCGTTGAAAACGACATTTTCGATTAAAATGCTCTACGATATTGTAAAAAAGGGATCAAGGTTGGATGAGCAAGCTAGGTATTATGCACAACAGATTGTCAGAAGGGATTTAAGTAAAAGTGATAAAGGCCATATAGCTTCTGCATTAATCGAATCACTATTTGAGAGCACTGTTGACGGGATAGCTTCTCCAATTTTCTGGTTTCTTATCTTTGGAATTTTCGGAGCAATGTTACAAAGACTTGCAAATACAATGGACAGCATGGTAGGATATAAGACTCCGGAGCTTAGAAAAGAGGGTTGGTTCTCAGCTAAAATTGACACTATACTCAATTACATCCCAGCTAGGCTAACTGGAATGATAATGCTTACATCTGGTTTTATCTTGGGACTTAACGTGAAACAAGGATGGAAAACACTTAGGGAGGCAAAAATGGAAAGTATAAATGCTAAATACCCAATAGCTATTGCTGCAGGTTTACTAAATGTAAGTTTAGAAAAGGTTGGTCACTATAGAATAGGCAATGGAAATTTGCCAGACGAAAAAGATGTTAAAAATGCGCTAAAATTATTTAAATTAAGTTTAATCTTGTACTTTCTCCTCATCCTAACTATATATTATTACCTTTATGGCATTTCCCTCCTTAGCTACCCTTACGGCCTCATTGAACTCATCTAACGGGAATCTATGTGTTATCAGCTTAGTTACATCAATCTTCTTGTTAGCTATTATAGACAGTGCTTCCTTTGTGTCCTCCTCTACAGCAGCATTACTGGGAATTATTGAAATTTCGTTATTTAAGAGATCACTAATGTCATAATTAAGTATCGTCCCCTTATATGGTACTCCAAATAACAAAACTCTACCACCCTTTCTAGTAGCATTAAGACCAGAGATTATTGCAGAGGGAGATCCAGAGGCAATTATAGTAACATCCGCACCTCTTCCATCAGTTAATTTCTTAACTTCATCAACCACACTAACTTTCTTCACATTAAGCGAATAATCAATACCTACCTTATATCCAAATTCGACTCTGAACTCACTTACATCTGATGCTATAACGACTCCCGCATTATTTACCTTAGCCATCATTGCGTGTAATAATCCCATAGGGCCTACTCCAACGATAAAAACTATATCATCCTTGTTAATCATTACTCTCCTTTGCGCTCTAATAACGGTAGCCAAGGGTTCTATAAATGCCCCTTCTTCAAAGCTCACATTGTCTGATAGCTTTAATATTCCGCCTCGTACAACATTCCAAGCTGGAACTCTGAAGTACTCCGAAAATCCACCAGGATCTAAGTTGGTTTTTCTATAATATGGACACATGGTTGGACTTCCCTTTTTACAATAGTAGCATTCATAACATGGAACGTGATGGTGTGCAAAAACCCTATCTCCAGGCTTTAACCAATCAACCGTGGATTCTTGGATTATTCCAGCTGGTTCATGGCCTAATATTGGTTGCGATGCAGTGTATTGTCCACAAATCTTCTCTATGTCAGTACCACACAATCCACAAGCCTTCATTTTAACTAATACGTCACCTTGATGTAATTTAGGTAATGGCAGCTCTCTTATTGCGACCTTTCCATTTTCAATAACTACGCTTTTCATATGTGAGAATTCCTCCACCATTTTAAAAAGGAATATATGGTAATACTTACGTTATATTAATTGTGGATTTAATTATTACTTTCGGTTTACTCACACTGGTTATTTTGCTTGAATTCGTCGTAGTACCAGCAATAGTGCTTAAAAGAGTAACAAAATTTTCCACCCTTTATGATTATCCTATATATATTGTAAACTCTAATGAAGTAAATGCGTACTCTCTGAACTCGGTTTGGGGAAAATTTATCGTTATAACTAGGGGATTGGTAAATGAAGAAGATGAGGAGCATGTTAGAGCAGCTATCATGCATGAACTTGGACATTTAAAGCTAAATCATCACGTTAAAATGAGCCTTTATATTATTTCGGTAATCATAGCCTTCACCTATCTTCTTAATTTAAATTTATTTGTATTGATTCCTTTTGGGCTTTTCGCCTTGTTTATGCAAAGATATTTCCAGAGGAGATTTGAGTTGAGTGCGGATAAGTTTGCCTTGAGGTTTACCAATAGAAGATTATTAGAAGATTTAATAACTAAATATGATGTGAAAGAAACTACGTTTTTATCTACACATCCAAATATTCACGTAAGGCTTAAAAACATCGACCAATAGATTAATTTGTGTACGTTGGTAAACCCATCAAGCGAATTGAAGATCCTAAATTCTTAACCGGAGGCTCAACATACGTTGATGATATAGAATTTCCAGGAACGTTATTTGTGGCATTTCTTAGATCTGTTAAACCACATGCAAAAATAAAAATAAAGAAGAACCATAACGGCATATTCACCGGTGAGGATATAAATCCGGGTAGTGATTTTCCCATACCGGTCGAGGAGACTACTTACGTTGGCCAACCGCTAGCAATGGTGGTAGGAAGAGATAGATATGAGGCTTATGACTTATTAGAAAGTATAGAAATGGAGTATGAGGAATTACCTTACGTTATTGATCCACAAGAGGCTTTAAAGAATGATGTAAAAGTTTACAGTAAGAAGGAGTCTAATATTTACGAGTATAAGAAATGGGAAGCGGGAAACGTTGAACAAAGTCTTAGAGAGGCTGACCTAGTAATTAATGGAGAGTTATATAACCAAAGAGTAATAGCGAATCCCTTAGAAACAAGGGGTGTCTTAGCTTACTTTGATGGTAATAGATTAAATGTATGGTCATCTACCCAATCGTCCCATTATCTAAGAAGAAA is a genomic window containing:
- a CDS encoding MATE family efflux transporter, whose amino-acid sequence is MDKKESVRVTRIGIINLLTRTLGAPISFIFTLLVARYLSNPPYGIIYFATWQTLYVFTIGYFTIPANLFSLITSRYSAERKNVGGIVITNLIAGIISGLVFALLVPYYISLTKLNVPIYFYSAISLIILTYLLTVTNSIAQGRTPKIIGISALIFQVLRLVSGIVFMFLFNLSILAVILAYSIGYLAQILFNLFFIRANLKIDFKVAFSAVRKAVVYIANYIQYILEASIVWITLAIVKSDLVVAYFESAIIVSNVQIWSQAIYTGLMAKLAEDKNPSIISDAIKLYSIVGSLFLILIYIDGYGLLYKLRPEYTAAIFSLYILTFSNFIRGFYNIFYQGITMADPTLSVESKNEFKGHLFKLTTSNLLFSLLGLGISTLLIYLFSSYSPYLLAAFMSIGIIINSFSMLFTSYRACRQIYKFNFPVKEFLVPLGLGALSLPLSVVYRPVSFLAMGIYAIMIISIFTLYNYAFNPYGRRLVIAIIREFKQRV
- a CDS encoding CBS domain-containing protein; the protein is MKEEFVREYMKSNVVTVSKNTVLREVTRIMTDNNVGSVIVVDNGKPIGIITERDVVRAIGKGKSLDVKAEEIMTASLITIKEDSPITGALSLMRTYNIRHLPVIDHDGNLRGIISIRDIARAIDDILEG
- the htpX gene encoding zinc metalloprotease HtpX, translating into MNWEVVKLRLNMALATLGIVLLGFALALAVADYAFGAQFGVGLMLSILMFIFFLNIIQWLFGPYMINWAYRTVEVTPTDPVYGWLYSTVAEVAKYNGFRDVPKVYIADVPFPNAFAYGSPIAGKRIAFTLPILKLLNRDEIMAVAGHELGHLKHRDVELLMAVGLIPALIYYLGWWIFWGGMFGGGGGNGRGNNGGLLFLIGIAMMAVSFVFQLLVLSINRMREAYADVNSALTVPGGKENLQLALAKLTLSMDPGALEKFKKKSTTNQMASMLFFTNAIEEVPTWNARELVEIWKTTKVPWYAEIFMDHPHPAKRIQLLEKVSKY
- a CDS encoding GMP synthase (glutamine-hydrolyzing), whose translation is MFDPASFVKEIGPQLKQKVGNERVLAAVSGGVDSTTAAVLAYNLLGNKVIPVLIDTGFLRKNEAEKIKAYLSNVLPNLIVVDERETFTSEIEGMEEAEAKRKKFRELFYSSISSLMRKFNAKYLMQGTIAADWVETQGGIKTQHNVLVQIGIDTEKEWGFTLIEPLADLYKNEVRELARYLKLPKEISERQPFPGPGLLVRTIGKLTREKLEVVREANDIVEKYLDPFNYSQYFAVSFESDGNFVILDGIDAFLYKARATGVKGDVRAYGNIAKVECSDINAAKSFVDTLVKYDITHVLCSLDERSNGKYSIAIRAVITEDFMTADYARIPKEVLEKISSEILQKIPNVKEVLYDVTSKPPATIEFE
- a CDS encoding cobyric acid synthase, with amino-acid sequence MSIIVASTMSDSGKSFVTTGLVRILNAKPLKIQNMSLNSISTWDGGEIAFIQAYQAWGAGIRPERHMNPILLKPMGKGLEVIFMGNSLGIMSGNEYYNLATNTLWQKISQFLSSNVVIEAAGGIGEPNFIDKDITAIKVMKDKGIPAILVLDIDRGGAFASGYGTYMMLPQSIREKLKGFIINKFRGDEKFLYDAIKWLEEKTGMKYLGYLPFLSEVPIMPEDSMNIYNFGEGDVEVAIIAYPYMSNFNELYALAKSNAHVSFVKKPKEIVKADLVILPGSRNTLESLKWLVENGFVEYLRQKTRGILGICGGFQILGKKLIDPYGIEAGYPIEYEGLGVFDVNIHYGKAKVVSISSGVSEYGKIDGYEIRRGVVKYVDEKPLLKITVRNGEKVSVEDGARKDSIIGLSVHGSLFSEGMKKLLKEFNINIYSLSMVDEIQQQAIRVEQFLRKYLHIDEIVEIYKQ
- the cobS gene encoding adenosylcobinamide-GDP ribazoletransferase → MRLKGVLALFSFFTAIPIKSNASLEEIAEYSYISPLIIGISLALIESAVYVLLYRILEALAGIVLLGVVELLRGFNHLDGLLDLGDALMIKGDRERKIKALKDVEIGSGGIGLLLVYLSIQIVALLKLGFSFYTIFHLISSNVLSMTIGLYILSTISPIPESNLGKIFHNKLKGKSTVLLLELIPFISLYNIIVFLVFYMIMHKICRSLGGSSGDIAGASITLSFPLFLLTNEITNLNYSLLSILCYLFLHLH
- a CDS encoding cobalamin biosynthesis protein, encoding MLFVLALALIWDLTISEPPIYIHPVVWTGKISEALIKPYKGYSYGVLLWIMSVLPPLFIFVYLPVEAPIPIYLNLIILAFSLKTTFSIKMLYDIVKKGSRLDEQARYYAQQIVRRDLSKSDKGHIASALIESLFESTVDGIASPIFWFLIFGIFGAMLQRLANTMDSMVGYKTPELRKEGWFSAKIDTILNYIPARLTGMIMLTSGFILGLNVKQGWKTLREAKMESINAKYPIAIAAGLLNVSLEKVGHYRIGNGNLPDEKDVKNALKLFKLSLILYFLLILTIYYYLYGISLLSYPYGLIELI
- a CDS encoding zinc-dependent dehydrogenase, with amino-acid sequence MVEEFSHMKSVVIENGKVAIRELPLPKLHQGDVLVKMKACGLCGTDIEKICGQYTASQPILGHEPAGIIQESTVDWLKPGDRVFAHHHVPCYECYYCKKGSPTMCPYYRKTNLDPGGFSEYFRVPAWNVVRGGILKLSDNVSFEEGAFIEPLATVIRAQRRVMINKDDIVFIVGVGPMGLLHAMMAKVNNAGVVIASDVSEFRVEFGYKVGIDYSLNVKKVSVVDEVKKLTDGRGADVTIIASGSPSAIISGLNATRKGGRVLLFGVPYKGTILNYDISDLLNNEISIIPSNAAVEEDTKEALSIIANKKIDVTKLITHRFPLDEFNEAVRVAKEGNAIKVIIYS
- a CDS encoding M48 family metallopeptidase; the encoded protein is MDLIITFGLLTLVILLEFVVVPAIVLKRVTKFSTLYDYPIYIVNSNEVNAYSLNSVWGKFIVITRGLVNEEDEEHVRAAIMHELGHLKLNHHVKMSLYIISVIIAFTYLLNLNLFVLIPFGLFALFMQRYFQRRFELSADKFALRFTNRRLLEDLITKYDVKETTFLSTHPNIHVRLKNIDQ